From a region of the Spelaeicoccus albus genome:
- a CDS encoding branched-chain amino acid aminotransferase, whose protein sequence is MSSQFTIVKNVQPTADAVRDAILGNPGFGSYFSDHMAHMRWTADGGWEDGRIEPYGKIVLDPAAAVFHYAQEIFEGAKAYRHADGSVWGFRPEKNAARFRKSAERLALPQLDDEHFLESLRALVSIDAAWVPTPQNDADESSLYLRPFMIASETFLGVRSSREVDYYVIASPAGAYFGGAVKPVKIWLSRDYNRAGPGGTGAAKCGGNYAASLAPTNEAVANGCQQVAFLDAVEGKYLQELGGMNIVLVFADGRVVTPKLSDSILEGVTRSAILQLAADAGYTPEERDISIDEWREGAAGGEITEAFACGTAAVVTPIGELVSDNERITHNTEKPGPVAAALRKQLLDIQYGRVEDTHGWLTRLA, encoded by the coding sequence ATGAGTTCGCAGTTCACCATCGTCAAGAATGTGCAGCCGACGGCTGACGCGGTGCGCGATGCGATTTTGGGAAATCCCGGGTTCGGCAGCTACTTCAGCGATCACATGGCGCATATGCGCTGGACCGCGGACGGCGGCTGGGAAGACGGCAGGATCGAACCGTACGGAAAGATCGTGCTCGACCCTGCCGCCGCCGTCTTCCACTACGCTCAGGAGATCTTCGAAGGCGCCAAGGCCTACCGGCACGCCGATGGATCGGTCTGGGGCTTCCGTCCGGAAAAGAATGCGGCACGCTTCCGCAAATCGGCCGAACGGTTGGCACTGCCGCAGCTGGACGACGAGCACTTCCTCGAATCGCTGCGCGCCCTGGTGAGCATCGACGCCGCGTGGGTGCCGACTCCGCAGAACGACGCCGACGAGTCGAGTCTGTACTTGCGGCCGTTCATGATCGCCTCGGAGACGTTCCTGGGCGTGCGCTCGTCCCGTGAAGTGGACTACTACGTGATCGCTTCGCCGGCGGGCGCGTACTTCGGCGGGGCCGTCAAGCCCGTCAAGATCTGGCTTTCGCGCGACTACAACCGTGCCGGGCCGGGCGGAACCGGTGCGGCCAAATGCGGCGGCAATTACGCGGCGTCCTTGGCCCCGACGAACGAAGCGGTTGCCAACGGGTGTCAGCAGGTCGCATTCCTGGACGCCGTCGAAGGCAAGTACCTTCAAGAACTCGGCGGCATGAACATCGTCCTGGTATTCGCCGATGGGCGCGTCGTGACGCCGAAGCTCTCCGACTCCATCCTCGAAGGCGTCACCCGGTCGGCCATTCTGCAGCTTGCCGCCGATGCCGGATACACGCCGGAAGAGCGGGACATCTCGATTGACGAATGGCGCGAGGGCGCGGCCGGCGGGGAGATCACCGAGGCCTTTGCGTGCGGCACGGCCGCCGTCGTGACGCCGATCGGCGAGTTGGTCAGCGACAATGAACGCATCACGCACAACACCGAAAAGCCCGGCCCGGTTGCCGCAGCCCTGCGGAAGCAGTTGCTCGACATCCAGTACGGGCGCGTCGAAGACACGCATGGCTGGCTGACCAGGCTGGCCTGA
- a CDS encoding DHA2 family efflux MFS transporter permease subunit, giving the protein MNSDTDVVGEASGDKLPASARNALMALVIGGIAAILDSTIVTIAIHRLSVALNSPTATIQWVTTAYLLALSVAIPLSGWAQAHFGGKRAWMLALLVFVVFSAACAGAWSDTSLIMFRVFQGFGAGLIMPLMQTMAMQAVGNASSKVMSKAVAAIGVAAAVGPIVGPVLGGVVLNWLNWRWMFLINVPLVAVGLVLAYKFLAADTPVRGRAVARLDVIGLIFLAPALAGILLGLSNVASDGGAGGADVLIPLLGGLAFLAAFVAWGLRQRERALVDITLLRLRSLSTASAILFTAGATLYAGMFLLPLYFQDLRGDSVLVAALLLIPQGVGALLSRVVAAKLTPRVGARLVTIAAFAVATAGTVPFALADANTNVWWLCVVLFVRGFGVGAILIPPMMTAYADVSREQMPHATMTTRITQQVGASFAVAIVAVVLQKLVAGGATSGFQGAFWWTVGISLVALIPALALRRETLKEGATTKG; this is encoded by the coding sequence ATGAACTCTGATACGGACGTCGTCGGCGAGGCAAGCGGGGACAAGTTGCCTGCATCGGCCCGCAATGCACTGATGGCCCTGGTGATCGGCGGAATCGCGGCGATCCTGGATTCGACGATCGTGACGATCGCCATCCATCGGCTGTCGGTCGCGCTGAATTCCCCGACTGCCACTATCCAGTGGGTGACAACCGCCTACCTCCTGGCATTGTCGGTGGCTATCCCGTTAAGCGGTTGGGCGCAGGCCCACTTTGGCGGAAAGCGTGCCTGGATGTTGGCGCTGCTCGTTTTCGTCGTGTTCTCGGCCGCGTGCGCCGGAGCCTGGAGCGATACGAGCCTGATCATGTTCCGCGTCTTCCAGGGATTCGGTGCAGGGTTGATCATGCCCCTGATGCAGACCATGGCCATGCAGGCAGTCGGTAATGCCAGCAGCAAGGTGATGAGTAAGGCAGTTGCCGCCATCGGCGTGGCTGCCGCCGTCGGCCCGATCGTCGGGCCCGTCCTCGGCGGCGTCGTGCTGAACTGGCTGAATTGGCGGTGGATGTTCCTCATCAACGTTCCGCTGGTGGCAGTCGGCCTCGTCCTTGCGTACAAGTTCTTGGCCGCCGACACGCCCGTGCGCGGAAGAGCCGTGGCTCGTCTCGACGTCATAGGCTTGATCTTTTTGGCCCCGGCGCTTGCGGGTATCCTGCTCGGGCTGTCGAACGTTGCCTCGGACGGCGGCGCCGGCGGGGCTGACGTACTCATCCCGCTACTTGGCGGCTTAGCCTTCCTTGCCGCCTTCGTTGCCTGGGGGCTGCGTCAGCGTGAGAGGGCGCTAGTCGACATCACGTTGCTGCGCTTGCGATCGTTGTCGACGGCATCCGCGATATTGTTCACCGCCGGGGCCACGCTGTACGCCGGAATGTTCTTGTTGCCGCTCTATTTTCAAGATCTGCGCGGCGACAGCGTGCTGGTTGCCGCCTTGCTGTTGATTCCCCAAGGTGTCGGCGCACTGCTGTCGCGTGTTGTCGCGGCCAAGCTGACCCCGCGAGTCGGGGCGCGACTCGTCACGATCGCGGCGTTCGCCGTGGCCACGGCCGGCACCGTGCCGTTCGCGCTGGCGGACGCGAATACGAACGTGTGGTGGCTCTGCGTCGTCCTGTTCGTGCGTGGCTTCGGCGTGGGAGCTATCCTCATCCCGCCCATGATGACCGCCTATGCGGACGTCAGTCGTGAGCAGATGCCGCACGCGACGATGACGACGCGCATCACTCAGCAAGTAGGAGCCTCGTTTGCCGTGGCAATCGTCGCGGTCGTGCTGCAGAAGCTGGTGGCCGGCGGCGCGACGTCCGGCTTCCAAGGCGCGTTCTGGTGGACTGTCGGAATCTCCTTGGTAGCACTCATCCCGGCGCTCGCCCTCCGTCGTGAGACGCTCAAGGAAGGAGCAACGACCAAGGGGTAG
- the cimA gene encoding citramalate synthase — protein sequence MSNSVHVYDTTLRDGAQQEGLNLSIADKMTIAGLLDELAVDFIEGGWPGAIPKDTEFFARANELELAHSTLAAFGSTRKPGVAVEDDEQVAALLAAGTPVVTLVAKSHVGHVERALRTTPSENLAMITDTIRYLSANGRRVFLDAEHFFDSFATSRTYALDVVAAADEAGAEVVALCDTNGGMLPSRVREAVDAVKLAVPGARLGMHAHNDTGCAVANSIAAVEAGATHVQGTINGYGERTGNADVLTVALNLDLKLGLGTLPEHSRAEASRIAHAISEHTNIPAGARQPYVGSSAFAHKAGLHASAIRVDPDLYQHIDPRAVGNDMRMLISDMAGRASIELKGKELGFDLAGDAELLGRVATRVKELESRGYTFDAADASFELLLREELGGRPHFFDVVNWRTIILAAETSVDGEVDTAEATVKVRIDGKKTIATCEGNGPVNALDKALRQVLEGAYPQLAAVNLVDYKVRILDSASGTDAVTRVLIESTDGAASWTTVGVAANVVEASWVALLDSLVYYLAARSDAVPAPVPVGAHA from the coding sequence ATGAGCAATTCGGTGCACGTATACGACACCACCCTGCGCGACGGCGCACAGCAGGAGGGCCTGAACCTGTCGATTGCCGACAAGATGACCATCGCCGGACTGCTGGACGAATTGGCAGTCGATTTCATTGAGGGCGGCTGGCCGGGTGCCATCCCCAAGGACACCGAATTCTTTGCCCGCGCGAACGAACTTGAACTGGCTCATTCGACGCTCGCGGCATTCGGATCGACTCGCAAACCCGGCGTCGCGGTCGAGGACGACGAACAGGTCGCCGCGTTGCTGGCCGCCGGCACTCCCGTCGTGACGCTTGTCGCCAAGAGTCACGTCGGCCACGTCGAGCGCGCGCTGCGCACCACGCCGTCCGAGAATCTCGCCATGATCACCGACACGATCCGGTACTTGAGCGCCAACGGACGGCGCGTGTTTTTGGACGCAGAGCATTTTTTCGACTCGTTCGCCACGTCACGGACCTATGCGCTGGACGTCGTCGCCGCGGCCGACGAGGCCGGCGCCGAGGTGGTTGCGCTGTGCGACACCAACGGCGGCATGCTCCCGAGTCGCGTGCGTGAGGCCGTGGACGCCGTCAAGCTCGCGGTGCCCGGCGCCCGGCTGGGCATGCACGCCCATAACGACACGGGGTGCGCGGTCGCCAATTCGATTGCGGCAGTCGAGGCCGGCGCCACGCACGTGCAGGGAACCATCAACGGCTACGGTGAGCGCACCGGCAATGCCGACGTGCTGACCGTCGCCCTCAATTTGGACTTGAAACTCGGTCTCGGCACGCTTCCCGAACACTCCCGCGCCGAAGCCAGCCGGATCGCCCATGCCATCAGCGAGCACACCAACATCCCGGCGGGCGCTCGCCAGCCGTACGTCGGATCGAGCGCCTTTGCGCACAAGGCCGGGCTGCACGCCTCGGCGATCCGCGTCGATCCGGATCTCTACCAGCACATCGATCCCCGCGCGGTCGGCAATGACATGCGCATGCTCATTTCGGATATGGCCGGACGGGCGTCGATCGAGTTGAAGGGTAAGGAACTCGGCTTCGACCTGGCCGGCGATGCCGAGTTGCTGGGCCGTGTCGCGACACGGGTGAAGGAACTGGAATCGCGCGGTTACACGTTCGACGCCGCCGACGCCTCGTTCGAGCTGTTGCTGCGTGAAGAGCTCGGCGGTCGTCCGCACTTTTTCGATGTGGTCAATTGGCGCACCATCATCCTGGCGGCCGAGACCAGCGTCGACGGCGAGGTCGACACCGCCGAAGCGACAGTCAAGGTGCGCATCGACGGCAAAAAGACGATCGCCACGTGCGAAGGCAACGGCCCGGTGAACGCGCTCGACAAGGCGCTACGGCAGGTGCTCGAAGGAGCCTACCCGCAGCTTGCCGCAGTCAATCTGGTCGACTACAAGGTGCGTATTCTCGACTCGGCTTCCGGCACGGACGCCGTCACGCGCGTGCTGATCGAATCGACGGACGGCGCAGCGAGCTGGACGACCGTCGGTGTCGCCGCGAACGTCGTCGAGGCCAGTTGGGTCGCTTTGCTCGATTCATTGGTGTACTATCTGGCCGCCCGCTCGGACGCCGTGCCGGCACCGGTGCCGGTGGGCGCCCACGCCTAA
- a CDS encoding TetR/AcrR family transcriptional regulator, producing MSEQTKTRRRGKELEAAILDAAWDQLVADGYDRFTIDAVAERAQTSKPVLYRRWSTRQDLLRAVIRRRGTVNAAPIPDEGSLREDLLALLRFSNSSNGSMAALMTTLVSSHFGDIGMTPVELRAEMFTERSSSLEPVLTRAVRRGEIDAAKLTPRIADLPYALLRHEYLMTFACVPDETLLEIVDDIFLPLVRPN from the coding sequence ATGAGTGAGCAAACGAAGACGCGGCGTCGCGGCAAGGAATTGGAGGCGGCAATTCTGGACGCCGCGTGGGATCAGCTCGTGGCGGACGGATACGACCGCTTCACGATCGACGCGGTTGCCGAGCGGGCGCAAACGAGTAAGCCCGTGCTGTACCGCCGATGGAGCACACGGCAAGACTTGCTGCGCGCGGTCATCCGCCGCCGCGGCACCGTGAACGCCGCGCCGATTCCCGACGAAGGTTCGTTACGCGAAGACCTGCTCGCCCTGCTGCGCTTTTCGAACTCGAGCAACGGCAGCATGGCGGCGCTCATGACAACGCTGGTATCGAGCCATTTCGGCGACATCGGCATGACGCCCGTGGAGTTGCGCGCCGAAATGTTCACCGAACGCTCATCGTCCCTCGAGCCGGTGCTCACGCGGGCCGTCCGGCGAGGAGAGATCGACGCGGCCAAGCTCACGCCGCGAATCGCCGACCTGCCGTACGCGCTGTTGCGGCACGAATACCTGATGACCTTTGCGTGCGTCCCGGACGAGACTCTCCTGGAGATCGTCGACGACATCTTCCTCCCGCTGGTTCGGCCGAACTGA
- a CDS encoding 3-isopropylmalate dehydrogenase has translation MAREFSIAVIAGDGIGPEVVPEGLKVLKAAADAAGGAAFNLTHYDLGGKHWRETGEALTDETLEELRGYDAIFFGAVGDPAVPSGVLERGLLLKMRFAFEHYVNLRPTKLLPGVASPLANPGDIDFVVVREGTEGPYSGQGGYLRYGTEHEVATEVSVNTAFGVERVVRDAFARAQTRRKKLTYVHKHNVMQYAGHLWRRVVEKVAPEFPDVEFDYLHTDACTIYMVTDPSRFDVIVTDNLFGDIITDLAAAVTGGIGLAASGNINPDRTSPSLFEPIHGSAPDIAGQGKADPTATVLSAALMAEHLGLNDIAARIQTAVEGDLAVRGSGVRTTSEIGDALAAAAAASVK, from the coding sequence GTCGTCCCCGAGGGACTCAAGGTCTTGAAGGCCGCGGCGGACGCCGCCGGTGGGGCCGCGTTCAATCTCACCCATTACGATTTGGGCGGCAAACACTGGCGTGAAACCGGTGAAGCGCTCACGGATGAGACCCTCGAGGAACTGCGCGGCTACGACGCCATCTTCTTTGGCGCGGTCGGTGATCCTGCAGTTCCGTCGGGCGTGCTCGAGCGCGGACTGCTGTTGAAGATGCGCTTTGCCTTCGAGCACTATGTGAACCTGCGCCCGACCAAGCTGCTTCCCGGCGTCGCCAGTCCGCTGGCGAACCCCGGTGATATCGACTTCGTCGTCGTCCGTGAAGGAACCGAGGGCCCGTACTCCGGCCAGGGCGGATACCTGCGGTACGGCACCGAGCACGAGGTCGCCACCGAGGTCAGCGTCAATACGGCGTTCGGCGTCGAACGCGTCGTCCGAGATGCGTTCGCCCGTGCCCAAACCCGTCGCAAGAAGCTGACGTATGTGCACAAGCACAATGTCATGCAATACGCGGGGCACCTGTGGCGGCGAGTTGTGGAAAAGGTTGCGCCGGAATTCCCGGACGTCGAATTCGACTACCTGCACACCGATGCCTGCACCATCTACATGGTCACCGATCCGTCCCGGTTCGACGTGATAGTCACCGACAACCTGTTCGGCGACATCATCACGGACCTGGCTGCGGCGGTCACCGGCGGAATCGGGTTGGCCGCCAGCGGCAATATCAATCCCGACCGGACGTCGCCGTCGCTGTTCGAGCCGATCCACGGCTCGGCCCCCGATATCGCCGGGCAGGGCAAGGCCGATCCGACCGCCACCGTGCTCTCGGCCGCGCTCATGGCCGAGCATCTCGGTCTGAACGATATTGCCGCAAGGATTCAGACAGCCGTCGAGGGCGACCTGGCCGTGCGCGGGTCGGGCGTGCGAACCACGTCCGAAATCGGCGACGCGCTGGCGGCAGCCGCGGCCGCGTCAGTAAAGTGA
- the mmuM gene encoding homocysteine S-methyltransferase, with amino-acid sequence MFDRPAHSPIIVDGGLSTYLESEGYDVSTALWSASLLAQAPSAIEQAHRDFFSAGAEVAVTASYQASFAGFAAAGMTRPFAEEMMRRSVRVADHARAAFRSEHQDDDRPLWIAASIGPYGARLTGGAEYAGRYGLSVERLRARHRAEFEVLASADPDVLACETIPDIDEAEALIGLIEESDKPAWLSYTIRDGRTAAGQPLEDAFAAARDVDGVVAVGVNCCDPVGLTDVIALAGECSGKPVIVYPNSGESWDATARRWTGRPRYDPRFAPAWRDAGARLIGGCCRVHPPQITAVAAALTA; translated from the coding sequence ATGTTCGATCGGCCGGCGCATTCTCCGATCATCGTGGACGGCGGGCTGTCCACGTATTTGGAATCGGAAGGGTACGACGTGTCGACGGCGTTGTGGTCGGCGTCGTTGCTCGCGCAGGCGCCGAGCGCGATCGAGCAGGCCCACCGCGACTTCTTCAGCGCAGGGGCCGAAGTGGCCGTGACGGCCAGCTATCAGGCGAGCTTTGCCGGCTTCGCGGCTGCGGGCATGACGCGCCCGTTTGCCGAGGAGATGATGCGTCGCAGCGTGCGCGTGGCCGATCACGCGCGTGCCGCGTTCCGGTCCGAGCATCAGGACGACGATCGGCCGCTGTGGATAGCCGCCTCCATCGGGCCGTACGGTGCCAGGCTGACCGGAGGCGCGGAGTACGCGGGTCGCTACGGCCTGAGCGTCGAACGCCTCCGCGCGCGGCACCGAGCGGAATTCGAGGTTCTCGCATCGGCCGACCCCGACGTACTGGCCTGCGAAACGATCCCGGACATCGACGAGGCCGAGGCGTTGATCGGCCTGATCGAGGAATCCGATAAGCCTGCTTGGCTCAGCTATACGATTCGCGACGGACGCACTGCCGCCGGACAACCGCTCGAGGACGCGTTCGCTGCGGCCCGCGACGTCGACGGCGTAGTCGCGGTTGGCGTCAACTGCTGCGATCCGGTCGGTCTGACCGACGTGATCGCCTTGGCCGGCGAATGCAGCGGCAAACCCGTCATCGTCTACCCCAACAGCGGCGAGAGCTGGGACGCGACGGCCCGGCGTTGGACCGGCCGGCCACGATACGACCCACGGTTCGCGCCGGCATGGCGAGACGCCGGCGCACGCCTGATCGGCGGATGCTGCCGAGTTCATCCCCCGCAAATCACTGCAGTCGCGGCGGCCCTTACCGCCTGA
- a CDS encoding lipoate--protein ligase family protein: MHGEYKVSGGKLVVIDVEVDNGTLRDVSVSGDFFLEPAAALEAINASLDGLSASSDPETFTDAVRGALPPDAVLTGFSPAAVTVALSRALGQATDWSEYDWQLIHGPVLTTAQNVALDEVLSQQVAAGKRLPTLRLWEWDDRAVVIGSFQSLRNEVNMPEARRHDVEIVRRISGGGAMFMEGGNCITYSLYLPAELVAGLSFVDAYSFLDDWVLAALAEIGVKAWYVPINDITSEHGKIGGAAQKRFGSGTVLHHVTMSYDIDADKMTDVLRVGKEKMSDKGHTSAKKRVDPLRRQTGMSRADIIDVMIATFKNRYGLTTSAITDEELALADERVAAKFAAPEWLERVP; the protein is encoded by the coding sequence ATGCACGGAGAGTACAAGGTCTCCGGAGGAAAGCTCGTAGTCATCGATGTGGAAGTCGACAACGGCACACTCCGGGACGTGTCGGTCAGCGGCGACTTCTTCTTAGAACCGGCGGCCGCGCTCGAGGCGATCAACGCGTCGCTCGACGGCCTCAGCGCGTCAAGCGATCCGGAAACGTTCACGGACGCCGTCCGCGGGGCATTGCCGCCCGACGCCGTGCTTACCGGATTCTCGCCCGCTGCGGTCACCGTCGCGCTCAGCCGCGCGCTCGGCCAGGCCACCGACTGGAGCGAATACGACTGGCAGCTGATCCACGGCCCGGTGCTCACGACGGCGCAAAACGTCGCGTTGGACGAGGTCCTCAGCCAGCAGGTCGCGGCCGGCAAGCGTCTGCCCACGCTTCGGCTGTGGGAATGGGACGACCGGGCCGTCGTGATCGGGTCGTTCCAGTCGCTGCGCAACGAGGTGAACATGCCGGAGGCCCGCCGGCATGACGTCGAGATCGTCCGGCGCATCTCGGGCGGAGGCGCCATGTTCATGGAGGGCGGCAACTGCATCACGTATTCGCTGTACCTGCCGGCCGAACTCGTCGCCGGGCTGTCATTCGTCGACGCGTATTCGTTCCTCGACGACTGGGTGCTTGCGGCGCTTGCCGAGATCGGCGTCAAGGCCTGGTACGTGCCCATCAACGACATCACCTCGGAACACGGCAAGATCGGCGGCGCCGCGCAAAAACGGTTCGGATCGGGCACCGTGCTGCACCACGTGACGATGTCGTACGACATTGACGCCGACAAGATGACCGACGTGCTGCGCGTCGGCAAGGAAAAGATGTCCGACAAGGGCCACACCAGCGCCAAGAAGCGCGTCGACCCGCTGCGCCGGCAGACCGGGATGTCGCGCGCCGACATCATCGACGTCATGATCGCCACGTTCAAGAACCGCTACGGGCTGACGACCAGCGCTATCACCGACGAGGAGCTCGCATTGGCCGACGAGCGCGTGGCAGCCAAATTCGCAGCGCCGGAGTGGCTTGAACGCGTGCCCTGA
- a CDS encoding PLP-dependent cysteine synthase family protein: MNSSGSANASANSAADRAWSAEAVRKVLADANRSADTHLHVVDLPADWGIDLYLKDESVHPTGSLKHRLARSLFLYALVGGKLRQGSTVIEATSGNTAVSEAYFARMLGLPFVAVMPSGTSPGKIAHIESFGGRCHFVNSPSEVYAEAERLAESTGGHYLDQFTYAERATDWRGNNNIAESIYAQLDLERYPVPHTIVVAAGTGGTSSTIGRYIRYRRHDTRLLVADPENSSYYPAWQAGDVSIATGKPSRIEGIGRPRVEPSFIPTLIDDMIQVPDAASIAATRHLADVYGRVAGGSTGTAMWGVWTTIAGMLERGETGSIVTLLCDRGELYSDTYYDDAWLERNGLDIAPYRRRIEALLATGSW, encoded by the coding sequence GTGAATTCCTCCGGCTCCGCCAATGCCTCCGCCAATTCCGCCGCCGACCGCGCCTGGTCCGCCGAAGCCGTGCGCAAGGTGCTTGCCGACGCCAACCGATCGGCCGATACTCACCTGCACGTCGTCGATCTGCCCGCCGACTGGGGAATCGACCTCTACTTGAAAGACGAGTCGGTGCACCCGACCGGCTCGCTCAAACACCGGCTGGCGCGGTCGCTCTTCCTGTACGCGCTCGTGGGCGGGAAGCTCCGGCAGGGCAGCACCGTCATCGAAGCGACAAGCGGCAATACCGCGGTGTCCGAAGCGTATTTTGCGCGCATGCTCGGGCTGCCCTTCGTCGCCGTGATGCCGTCGGGCACGTCCCCGGGAAAGATCGCGCACATCGAATCGTTCGGCGGTCGTTGCCATTTCGTGAATTCGCCGTCCGAGGTCTACGCGGAAGCCGAACGTCTTGCCGAGTCCACCGGCGGGCACTACCTCGACCAGTTCACGTACGCCGAGCGGGCCACGGACTGGCGCGGCAACAACAACATTGCCGAATCAATTTACGCTCAGCTGGACTTGGAGCGCTATCCCGTCCCGCACACCATCGTCGTGGCGGCCGGCACCGGCGGAACGTCGTCGACTATCGGCCGCTATATTCGCTACCGCAGGCACGATACCCGGCTCCTCGTGGCCGACCCCGAGAACTCCTCGTACTACCCGGCGTGGCAAGCCGGCGACGTCTCCATCGCCACCGGCAAGCCGTCGCGCATTGAAGGCATCGGGCGCCCGCGCGTCGAGCCAAGCTTCATTCCCACGCTGATCGACGACATGATCCAGGTTCCGGACGCCGCGTCGATTGCGGCCACGCGGCACTTGGCCGACGTGTACGGCCGGGTCGCGGGCGGCTCGACCGGTACCGCGATGTGGGGAGTCTGGACGACTATCGCGGGCATGTTGGAGCGCGGCGAGACCGGCAGCATCGTCACGCTGCTCTGCGATCGCGGCGAGCTGTATTCCGACACCTATTACGACGACGCCTGGCTGGAGCGCAACGGCCTCGACATCGCTCCGTACCGTCGGCGCATTGAAGCGCTCCTGGCCACCGGGTCGTGGTGA
- a CDS encoding APC family permease produces MSTDDDAAQLAALGYESRFTRKMNVWENFSLGFTYLSPVVGVYSTFAISFMVGGPTLIWSILVAGVGQLLVSLVFGEVVAQYPVAGGVYPWARRLVGRRWAWLTGWIYGWALLATVASVSTGAGTFIAYLFGFTSTRTTVVLVATGLMLIAYLINLGGTKTLSRVAMVGFIAELVGALFVGIWLLVFEHHQSWSVFFHQFGAAGASGHSAAAGFLAASLTGLYLFYGFEACGDVAEEVPDPGRRIPPSMRRTIYVGGFAAILVTAALILSQKNFSLIISGKDADPITSTLESVFGIAMAKVIIVIVLISFLSCVLSLQAAASRLIYSYARDTMVFGSKTLSKFSDRLRIPPVALAIAGIVPALIVLIAELISENALARVISFASVGIYIAFQMVVLAALIARARGWKPTGKFRLGRWAWPVNIAALVYGVAGATNLAWPRGEAFADRWSVLIGCGVIIVAGLVYMTVGRPHTRSDVGAGDAVRRR; encoded by the coding sequence GTGAGTACGGATGACGATGCCGCGCAGCTGGCCGCCTTGGGCTATGAGAGCCGTTTCACCCGCAAAATGAACGTGTGGGAGAACTTCTCCCTGGGGTTCACCTATTTGTCACCGGTTGTTGGCGTGTATTCGACCTTCGCCATCTCGTTCATGGTCGGCGGGCCGACACTGATCTGGTCGATTCTCGTTGCCGGAGTCGGACAGTTGCTTGTGTCCTTGGTGTTCGGCGAAGTGGTTGCTCAATACCCGGTAGCGGGCGGCGTATACCCGTGGGCGCGGCGGCTCGTGGGGCGCCGGTGGGCGTGGTTGACCGGCTGGATCTACGGATGGGCGCTGTTGGCGACAGTGGCCAGCGTGTCCACGGGCGCAGGCACGTTCATCGCGTACTTGTTCGGATTCACGAGCACGCGCACAACCGTCGTCCTTGTCGCCACCGGCCTCATGCTCATCGCTTATCTGATCAACTTGGGCGGCACGAAGACTCTCTCCCGCGTTGCCATGGTCGGATTCATCGCCGAACTCGTGGGCGCGCTGTTCGTCGGCATCTGGCTCTTGGTGTTTGAGCACCACCAGAGTTGGAGCGTCTTCTTCCATCAATTCGGGGCCGCCGGCGCCAGCGGTCACAGCGCGGCGGCCGGCTTCCTGGCCGCCAGCCTCACCGGCCTCTACCTGTTTTACGGATTTGAAGCCTGCGGCGATGTGGCCGAAGAGGTCCCGGATCCCGGACGACGCATCCCGCCGTCCATGCGCCGGACCATCTACGTGGGCGGATTCGCAGCAATACTCGTCACTGCTGCACTGATCTTGTCGCAAAAGAACTTCAGCTTGATCATTTCCGGCAAGGACGCCGATCCGATCACGTCGACGTTGGAGAGCGTGTTCGGCATCGCCATGGCAAAGGTCATCATCGTGATCGTGTTGATCAGCTTCCTCTCGTGCGTGTTGAGCCTGCAAGCGGCGGCAAGTCGGCTCATCTACTCGTACGCGCGCGACACGATGGTGTTCGGCAGCAAGACTCTGTCGAAGTTCTCGGACAGGCTTCGCATTCCGCCGGTCGCCTTGGCAATCGCCGGAATCGTGCCGGCGTTGATAGTGCTGATTGCCGAGCTGATCTCGGAAAACGCGTTGGCACGAGTCATTTCGTTTGCGTCCGTTGGGATTTATATCGCCTTCCAGATGGTTGTGCTGGCCGCGTTGATCGCCCGCGCTCGGGGCTGGAAGCCGACCGGTAAATTCCGCCTGGGCAGGTGGGCTTGGCCGGTCAACATTGCGGCCCTCGTGTACGGGGTCGCCGGGGCGACGAACTTGGCCTGGCCCCGTGGTGAGGCGTTCGCCGACCGGTGGAGCGTCCTGATCGGCTGCGGCGTCATCATCGTTGCCGGACTGGTGTACATGACTGTAGGACGACCGCATACGCGAAGCGATGTCGGCGCCGGCGATGCCGTCCGGCGGCGGTGA